A single genomic interval of Octopus bimaculoides isolate UCB-OBI-ISO-001 chromosome 22, ASM119413v2, whole genome shotgun sequence harbors:
- the LOC106870324 gene encoding anaphase-promoting complex subunit 1 — translation MIAACETQDFVPFGREYIHLHPGKFEIQVQRSHHADHGLPLLRSFRDISISEQSPKEQWYLHCKPDSNCVGAVEEELYVSGNTVVWSVGTRQESRRVLKTFTVESPVIQAMYCSFLLSYNTEIPEQIDLDIPGELQEGICVLESTTASVFTSQGEEYNVALPFQVTKSWVIKNGLLFERSLSSSEIVPKVSRNAPNHSIVFSMLHPLNDIAPVIHGPNNANTTQNKVSYFTDTSQSIVFSCVEPSILLVYDNTAGLHCVWKVRRVKPEESDFLFETCDMPSLCHLNNSILQTSSHNQSKVSNISPGISLLQNFSNRTFSPSPSCSISPVVSNHLTSSGNSGSCTQSPLAFASSSQSRPFYSLNAQSRSSMTYMRSPPGSQNFSVMSESMNYRIEPVNPDICLDHIWTESATSNREEFVGKASKAFIAKDLCEQNYLCYLIPQRQHLRCVKFEKSNDNCQLIFGAVCTIPAKDALPVELLNLTVVLDLSGSLIIYSGTTKINKLFVPKLPIGISSMNASASLTPHNSVRVTSMITSSRPSNTNNVSFEDQLSHISPVIGSPNVHDNHVLESSSRDSEICCHDNTVHCIRDNTLSRFTIETTDGSLLRTSLPPLTESTGIESSLEALRYILPKDCAMKMLSRWYTTRNVTSGFDNQSEWVVFSRFLLGQMGFDTSRLPLTHENEFNNTTSPVVEVKRAKPSNQGCNDDWEYLLKSEHHHFTSKYFDSALGFSLVDIPNIYYPKPCTVNPSAPLFSYIPSILFSLHLVYEELKLNTCLSGQLEYLALMLFFLANNLKCFYYTDIYCRDFPHLYNMVDENHQIHPEQWAKLQFTSIFTEVPPNICMWICKLLSGLECQPVLFLPNICKRIENIIILYTTLVNQNCKANHFLREIPVSGYRTLSSRAKGSLSETEKNSLSIAESIVLLMTRLGITKRDLESYPIGVVLPLREAILQCRWDPPSDWPEEAYILIGRKDLSRISAYCKCQSGSSLNEGRYVKECPSLGKTNKEDDDGMGHLDEELLKLRFSEDLRVQEVRHMLQSSRPVRISLQQKPEVSDHEFIEEQERYLYAICTRTMALPVGRGMFTLSSFHPLPTEALPIPKLCLTGKAPPRNTTVDLSHIETPSNMATWPHFHNGVAAGLRIANSSQINSTWINYNRPKTCDFTTEYAGFLMALGLNGHLAHLATLNIHEYLSKGQDMTTIGVLLGLAATKRGTMDQGITKVLSIHVPALLPPTSTELNISHNVQVAAVLGVGLVYQGTSHRHIAEVLLSEIGRPPGPEMENCTNRESYATAAGLALGLVMFGKGSEAAGLSDLGMADTLCHFMIGGHKRPVTGPNRERYRSPSYQIKEGDSVNVDVTSSGATLALGMLYFNTNNTAVADWLKAPDTQFTLDHVRPDFLMLRTLCHGLVLWDHVLPTTTWIDSNLPIIVQKYGFKRESHSRDEDNIDYETMSQAYCNIVGGACMAMGLKFAGTANAVAYQTLLDCMKRCMYLLPVPPFCEQAGKSTVENCTVVVLLSLAMVMAGTGDLDVLRIARALRKRVGPQHSYATYGSHMAVSMAIGLLFLGGGRYSLSTKPEAIAAMLCAFFPKFPTHSIDNRYHLQAFRHLYVLAAEPRVLIPENVISRQPCYVPVEIRFNDTKFYKNVSYTTMAPCLIPELNLLKEVKILGPRYWPIRFDVDKNWKTLELLLKNSGVVYVKQKAGHLSYSEDPKGYHGHLAKSLTNNESSFESTKLHPKSIKSFTSDARILAFSEFFLFKNEKECDRLAPVVYSCAFKEKPEGIPTQMNLAYEVWQSQINKAPLGLWQLKIVLNYYGSKYQFKASEETEKVPLVELDYVLSLKNELEKFLADWETNNMEILLKYFQGESLKDEQCGHLSAFIVWYDIPHPHDLASISVKGKPTLPVLCSQLPHLPMSSIMKLLNAWCIKQTYSEKGHLPEFSLSADS, via the exons ATGATAGCAGCCTGTGAAACCCAGGATTTTGTACCCTTTGGGAGGGAATATATCCATTTGCATCCCGGCAAGTTCGAAATACAG GTACAACGAAGTCATCATGCTGATCATGGATTGCCATTGCTTCGCTCGTTCCGTGACATCTCCATCAGTGAACAGAGCCCCAAAGAACAATGGTATCTACATTGCAAACCAGATTCGAACTGTGTTGGTGCAGTGGAAGAAGAGCTGTATGTGTCTGGGAATACAGTTGTCTGGAGTGTTGGCACCCGACAAGAATCTAGACGGGTCCTGAAGACCTTCACTGTAGAATCGCCAGTCATTCAAGCCATGTACTGCAGCTTCTTGCTCTCCTATAACACCGAGATTCCAGAACAAATAGATTTAGACATTCCTG GTGAACTCCAAGAAGGTATCTGTGTTCTGGAATCAACTACAGCATCCGTGTTTACCAGCCAAGGCGAAGAATACAATGTCGCTTTGCCATTCCAGGTTACTAAATCCTGGGTTATTAAGAATGGGCTTCTCTTTGAACGTTCCTTGTCGTCGTCCGAAATTGTTCCAAAAGTGTCTCGAAATGCTCCCAACCACTCCATTGTGTTCAGTATGTTGCATCCTCTTAATGACATTGCTCCCGTCATTCATGGCCCTAACAATGCCAACACCACACAGAACAAGGTTAGCTATTTCACTGACACGTCTCAGAGTATTGTGTTCAGCTGTGTCGAGCCCTCTATACTTCTTGTGTACGACAACACAGCTGGACTACACTGTGTGTGGAAGGTCCGTCGTGTGAAGCCTGAGGAGAGTGATTTTCTCTTTGAAACCTGTGATATGCCCAGTTTATGCCACCTCAATAATTCTATCCTGCAAACATCTTCTCATAACCAGTCGAAAGTCAGCAACATCTCACCTGGCATATCTCTGTTGCAGAATTTCTCCAACAGGACATTCTCACCTTCTCCTTCATGTTCCATAAGTCCTGTTGTCAGTAACCACTTGACATCTTCAGGAAATTCAGGCAGCTGCACTCAGTCTCCATTGGCTTTTGCCTCTTCCAGTCAATCTCGACCGTTCTACAGCCTGAATGCTCAGTCAAGGTCTTCCATGACGTACATGCGTTCTCCTCCAGGCAGCCAAAACTTCTCAGTGATGTCGGAAAGCATGAATTATCGGATCGAACCGGTTAATCCTGATATATGTCTGGACCATATCTGGACTGAGTCGGCGACATCAAATCGTGAAGAGTTTGTTGGGAAAGCGAGCAAAGCATTCATTGCTAAGGATCTTTGTGAGCAGAACTATTTGTGTTACTTGATTCCACAAAGGCAACACCTACGTTGTGTGAAATTTGAGAAAAGCAATGATAATTGTCAGCTGATATTTGGTGCAGTTTGTACAATACCTGCCAAAGATGCCCTCCCAGTTGAATTGCTTAACTTAACTGTAGTGCTAGATTTATCTGGCAGCCTTATCATATACAGTGGAACAACCAAAATCAACAAGTTGTTTGTGCCTAAATTGCCTATAGGAATTTCATCGATGAATGCTTCGGCATCGCTGACTCCTCACAACTCTGTCCGAGTCACTAGCATGATCACATCAAGTCGGCCATCAAACACAAACAATGTATCTTTCGAAGATCAATTGTCTCATATTTCTCCAGTAATTGGATCACCGAATGTGCATGATAACCATGTACTTGAGAGTTCTTCCAGAGACTCGGAGATTTGCTGCCACGACAACACAGTCCATTGCATTCGAGATAACACCCTCTCACGGTTCACCATAGAAACCACCGATGGCTCTTTGCTGCGAACGTCGCTACCACCACTTACCGAGTCGACAGGAATCGAAAGTAGTCTCGAAGCCCTGCGTTACATCTTACCCAAAGACTGCGCTATGAAGATGTTGTCTCGCTGGTATACGACGCGTAATGTCACCAGTGGATTCGACAATCAGTCGGAGTGGGTGGTCTTCTCTCGTTTTCTCCTGGGACAGATGGGTTTTGACACTAGCCGTCTGCCATTGACACATGAAAATGAATTCAACAACACAACATCTCCCGTGGTGGAAGTGAAACGAGCTAAACCATCCAACCAGGGCTGCAACGACGATTGGGAATATCTACTCAAATCCGAACACCATCATTTCACATCCAAGTACTTTGATTCTGCCCTTGGCTTCTCCCTCGTAGACATCCCCAACATATATTATCCAAAGCCTTGCACTGTAAACCCATCAGCTCCTCTCTTCTCTTACATACCAAGCATTCTCTTCTCATTACACTTGGTTTATGAAGAACTCAAACTAAACACTTGTCTCTCTGGACAACTCGAATACTTAGCTCTGATGCTTTTCTTTCTGGCTAACAATCTGAAATGTTTCTACTACACTGACATCTACTGTCGAGATTTCCCCCATCTCTATAATATGGTCGATGAAAACCACCAGATACATCCTGAACAGTGGGCAAAGCTGCAGTTCACATCTATATTCACTGAAGTGCCCCCTAACATATGTATGTGGATTTGTAAACTGTTATCTGGACTCGAATGCCAGCCAGTTCTGTTCCTGCCAAATATTTGTAAACGAATAGAAAATATCATCATACTATACACCACCCTTGTCAATCAGAATTGTAAGGCTAACCATTTCCTGAGAGAAATCCCTGTTTCTGGTTACCGAACTCTTTCCTCTCGAGCAAAAGGTTCTCTGAGTGAAACTGAGAAAAACTCGCTGTCAATAGCGGAGAGTATAGTGCTGCTCATGACTCGGCTGGGCATCACGAAACGGGATCTGGAATCGTATCCTATAGGGGTTGTGCTGCCATTACGAGAAGCGATACTACAATGTCGGTGGGATCCACCATCTGATTGGCCCGAGGAAGCTTACATTTTGATTGGTCGTAAAGATTTGTCCCGAATCAGTGCTTACTGTAAATGTCAGTCGGGTTCTTCCCTGAATGAAGGGCGCTACGTGAAAGAATGTCCTTCTCTTgggaaaacaaacaaagaagatgatgatggaaTGGGTCACCTTGATGAAGAACTCTTGAAATTACGGTTCAGTGAAGACCTTCGAGTGCAAGAGGTCCGCCACATGTTACAGTCATCTCGTCCTGTTCGTATTTCACTTCAACAGAAACCGGAAGTGAGTGACCATGAATTCATTGAAGAACAAGAACGCTACCTGTACGCAATCTGTACAAGAACAATGGCCTTACCTGTTGGTCGAGGAATGTTTACTCTGTCTAGTTTCCATCCGTTACCTACAGAAGCCCTTCCTATCCCGAAACTATGCCTGACCGGGAAAGCTCCACCTCGCAACACCACAGTTGACCTCTCCCATATTGAAACCCCTTCCAATATGGCCACATGGCCACACTTTCACAATGGGGTCGCTGCTGGATTAAGGATTGCCAACTCATCCCAGATAAATTCCACTTGGATCAATTATAACAGACCTAAGACTTGTGATTTCACTACAGAATATGCTGGCTTCTTGATGGCACTTGGACTAAACGGCCATTTAGCTCATCTTGCTACCCTTAACATTCACGAGTATTTGAGCAAAGGTCAAGATATGACTACTATTGGGGTCCTGTTAGGGCTGGCTGCCACAAAACGGGGGACAATGGATCAGGGTATAACAAAAGTACTCAGCATCCATGTCCCGGCCCTTTTACCACCGACATCGACCGAACTGAATATTTCTCACAATGTCCAAGTCGCAGCTGTTTTAGGAGTTGGTCTTGTCTATCAAGGCACAAGTCATCGTCACATTGCCGAAGTACTGCTGTCCGAGATTGGACGTCCACCTGGTCCTGAAATGGAGAACTGCACCAACCGCGAGTCATACGCCACAGCTGCCGGTCTTGCCCTTGGTCTAGTCATGTTTGGTAAAGGAAGTGAAGCTGCTGGCTTGTCCGATTTAGGAATGGCAGACACTCTCTGTCACTTCATGATTGGTGGTCATAAACGGCCGGTGACGGGGCCAAATCGGGAACGTTATAGGTCGCCAAGTTACCAAATCAAGGAAGGTGACAGCGTGAATGTTGATGTCACTTCTTCTGGTGCAACACTGGCCCTCGGTATGCTTTACTTCAACACAAATAACACAGCGGTTGCCGACTGGCTGAAGGCACCAGATACTCAGTTCACCCTGGATCACGTCCGACCGGATTTCTTAATGCTGCGTACTTTATGTCATGGATTAGTGTTGTGGGATCACGTACTTCCAACGACGACATGGATCGACAGCAATTTACCAATAATTGTACAGAAATACGGTTTCAAACGAGAATCACACAGCAGAGATGAAGACAACATCGATTACGAAACAATGAGTCAAGCTTATTGCAATATCGTCGGTGGTGCTTGTATGGCAATGGGCTTGAAATTTGCAGGAACTGCTAATGCAGTCGCTTACCAAACTCTGCTAGATTGCATGAAGCGTTGCATGTATCTTTTACCAGTTCCTCCATTCTGTGAACAAGCCGGTAAAAGCACTGTTGAAAACTGTACCGTTGTAGTGCTTCTTTCCCTTGCAATGGTCATGGCAGGAACTGGAGATCTCGATGTGCTCCGAATAGCCCGGGCTTTACGGAAACGTGTCGGTCCACAACATTCTTATGCCACTTATGGGTCTCACATGGCTGTGAGTATGGCTATTGGCCTCCTCTTTCTAGGTGGTGGTAGATATTCCCTCAGTACAAAGCCAGAAGcaattgcagccatgctgtgtGCCTTCTTCCCAAAATTCCCCACTCACAGCATTGACAACCGCTACCATCTACAAGCGTTCCGCCATTTGTATGTCTTGGCTGCTGAACCCCGAGTCTTGATACCAGAGAATGTTATTTCACGCCAGCCTTGCTATGTTCCAGTGGAAATCCGGTTTAACGACACCAAATTTTACAAAAACGTCTCTTACACTACAATGGCACCGTGTCTCATTCCAGAGCTAAACTTGTTGAAGGAGGTGAAAATCTTGGGACCTCGTTACTGGCCAATCAGATTCGATGTAGACAAAAACTGGAAAACTTTAGAGTTGCTTCTTAAAAATAGTGGTGTTGTATACGTGAAACAGAAAGCTGGACATTTGTCTTACAGTGAAGATCCTAAAGGTTACCATGGCCATTTAGCAAAGTCTTTGACAAATAATGAGTCCAGTTTTGAATCAACAAAACTTCATCCAAAATCTATAAAGTCCTTCACATCGGATGCTCGAATATTGGCCTTCTCTGAGTTTTTcctgtttaaaaatgaaaaagaatgtgACAGGCTGGCCCCTGTTGTCTACAGTTGTGCCTTTAAAGAAAAACCAGAAGGGATTCCGACTCAGATGAACTTAGCCTATGAAGTCTGGCAGTCACAGATTAACAAGGCTCCTTTAGGACTTTGGCAACTGAAGATTGTCTTGAACTATTACGGCAGCAAATACCAGTTCAAAGCAAGTGAAGAAACCGAGAAAGTGCCACTTGTGGAATTGGATTATGTGTTATCTCTGAAGAATGAACTGGAAAAGTTCCTTGCTGATTGGGAAACTAACAACATGgaaattctgttgaaatatttccaAGGAGAATCATTGAAAGATGAGCAATGTGGACACTTGTCTGCTTTCATTGTTTGGTACGACATTCCACATCCTCATGATTTAGCAAGTATCAGTGTAAAAGGAAAGCCCACTCTTCCAGTATTGTGTAGCCAGCTTCCTCATTTACCAATGTCATCCATTATGAAGTTGCTGAATGCATGGTGCATCAAACAGACCTACTCTGAGAAGGGCCATCTTCCTGAGTTTTCCCTTTCTGCCGATTCCTGA